Proteins encoded by one window of Candidatus Hydrogenedentota bacterium:
- a CDS encoding DUF1501 domain-containing protein, whose product MHPQQEHEQLLTRRQFFGRSSAGIGIAALGALLGAAPQVGAAPRGAMPLFHHAPKAKRIIYLFQSGGPSQMELFDYKPTLERFHGQDLPASIRMGQRITTMTSGQSTLPVAASKFTFQQHGKSGLWLSELLPNLGKVADDLCVIRSMNTEAINHDPGMTMMQTGSQLPGRPSFGAWMSYGLGSENQNLPGFVVLVSFGSSRRPAQPLRQNLWGASFLPSEHQGVTLRPSGDPVLYLANPPGVSDAARRRMLDTVSALNQSQLEEFADPEINARIAQYEMAYRMQFSVPELTDISGESPSVLESYGPDVHKRGTYAANCLLARRMAERGVRFIQLYHRGWDQHGSLPTDLALQCGDVDQPTAALIQDLKQRGLLEDTLVVWGGEFGRTSYCQGGISRDNYGRDHHGRCFSVMVAGGGVKGGITWGETDDYGYNIARDPVHVHDLHATLLHQLGVDHERLTFRSQGRDYRLTDVHGKVVEGILA is encoded by the coding sequence ATGCACCCGCAACAAGAACACGAACAACTTCTTACCCGGCGCCAGTTCTTCGGGCGCTCCAGCGCCGGTATTGGCATCGCCGCCCTCGGTGCGCTCCTCGGCGCCGCGCCGCAGGTTGGTGCTGCGCCCAGAGGCGCCATGCCGCTCTTCCACCATGCGCCGAAGGCCAAGCGCATCATCTACCTCTTCCAGTCCGGCGGCCCGTCCCAGATGGAGCTCTTCGACTACAAGCCCACGCTGGAGCGCTTCCACGGCCAGGATTTGCCCGCGTCCATCCGCATGGGCCAGCGGATCACCACCATGACCTCCGGCCAGAGCACCCTGCCCGTGGCCGCCTCAAAATTCACCTTCCAGCAACACGGAAAGAGCGGATTGTGGCTCAGCGAACTGCTGCCCAACCTCGGCAAGGTGGCGGATGATCTCTGCGTCATCCGATCAATGAACACCGAAGCGATCAACCACGATCCCGGCATGACCATGATGCAGACCGGAAGCCAACTGCCCGGACGGCCTTCGTTCGGCGCTTGGATGAGCTATGGCCTCGGCAGCGAAAATCAGAACCTGCCCGGATTCGTCGTCCTCGTCTCCTTTGGCAGTTCGCGCCGTCCCGCCCAGCCCCTACGGCAAAATTTGTGGGGCGCCAGCTTCCTGCCCAGCGAGCATCAGGGCGTCACGCTCCGGCCCAGCGGCGACCCGGTGCTCTATCTGGCAAACCCCCCCGGCGTCAGCGACGCCGCCCGCAGGCGCATGCTGGACACGGTATCCGCGCTGAACCAGTCGCAGTTGGAAGAGTTCGCCGACCCGGAGATCAACGCGCGAATCGCTCAGTACGAAATGGCCTATCGCATGCAATTCTCCGTACCGGAGTTGACCGATATCTCCGGCGAGTCGCCGTCCGTGCTCGAGAGTTACGGGCCCGACGTTCACAAACGCGGGACCTATGCGGCGAATTGTCTCCTCGCGCGGCGCATGGCCGAACGGGGTGTCCGCTTTATCCAGCTTTACCATCGCGGCTGGGATCAACATGGCAGCCTCCCCACGGACCTCGCTCTCCAGTGTGGCGATGTGGATCAACCGACCGCGGCGCTCATCCAGGACTTGAAACAGCGCGGGCTGCTGGAAGACACGCTGGTCGTGTGGGGCGGTGAATTCGGTCGCACGTCCTATTGCCAGGGCGGGATTTCGCGGGACAACTATGGCCGCGATCACCATGGCCGCTGCTTTTCCGTCATGGTCGCGGGCGGCGGCGTGAAGGGTGGGATTACCTGGGGCGAGACCGACGACTACGGTTACAACATCGCGCGGGACCCGGTGCACGTCCATGACCTGCACGCCACCCTGCTGCATCAACTCGGCGTGGATCACGAGCGCCTGACCTTCCGCAGCCAGGGCCGGGATTACCGCCTGACCGACGTACACGGAAAAGTGGTCGAGGGGATTCTGGCGTAG
- a CDS encoding DUF3800 domain-containing protein: MGHILHALPRQEEFAFGFGAEVRMIPRTDCDTIYIDDSGFGSTHYVFTGIYIPRGSANAANKMMLDWRASLDERYGISPEYELHATNFVNNRGRPAGEARLIFRSTRVKIYLECLNLIAGVPDVKIFNTLSDRKAQMTAFGRLLNRLQVAARKRESTVQVCCDGGKEMEMNRLMRDLRFSNLVPSRYGQWEDGRHFQDVRLDRVHEAIVFLDSRESHFIQAADFCAYAMLRWKAEELPNRTRSNLHEAYKLIEPVFERKAFRADPHGIIRA, from the coding sequence GTGGGCCATATTCTTCACGCTCTTCCGCGGCAAGAAGAATTTGCTTTTGGTTTTGGCGCAGAGGTCAGGATGATACCGAGAACTGATTGCGATACCATCTACATCGACGATTCGGGATTCGGAAGCACGCATTACGTCTTCACTGGAATCTACATCCCAAGAGGCAGTGCGAATGCAGCGAACAAAATGATGCTCGATTGGCGGGCTTCGCTTGATGAAAGGTACGGAATCTCGCCGGAATACGAACTTCACGCAACCAACTTTGTAAACAACCGAGGCAGACCGGCTGGTGAAGCAAGGCTTATCTTCAGGTCAACGCGTGTCAAGATCTACCTTGAGTGCCTGAACCTTATAGCGGGGGTTCCTGATGTCAAAATATTCAACACACTGTCTGATCGCAAGGCCCAGATGACTGCGTTTGGAAGATTATTGAACCGGCTTCAGGTCGCCGCTCGAAAGCGGGAAAGCACAGTTCAAGTCTGTTGTGATGGCGGTAAGGAAATGGAAATGAATCGGCTTATGCGAGATCTTCGCTTTTCAAATCTAGTTCCGAGTCGGTATGGGCAATGGGAAGATGGCCGACATTTCCAAGACGTTCGATTGGATCGCGTGCATGAAGCTATAGTCTTCCTGGATTCACGGGAGAGCCACTTTATTCAAGCTGCCGATTTTTGCGCGTACGCCATGCTTCGCTGGAAGGCAGAGGAATTGCCGAACAGAACGCGGAGCAATCTCCACGAGGCGTATAAGCTTATCGAGCCAGTCTTTGAACGGAAGGCATTCCGCGCCGATCCACATGGCATCATTCGGGCATGA
- a CDS encoding DUF2237 domain-containing protein translates to MGWAYDGNLEVGGCIVAGAKNVLGTDLQECSRDPLTGFYRDGCCNTGADDIGLHIICIRATEEFLEFSKSRGNDLSTPRPEMRFAGVQPGDQWCLCAMRWKEALDAGMAPPVVLEATHISALEFVNLADLREHSVY, encoded by the coding sequence CTGTATCGTGGCTGGAGCGAAGAATGTACTGGGTACCGACCTGCAGGAGTGTTCGCGCGATCCCCTGACCGGTTTTTATCGGGATGGATGCTGCAACACGGGCGCGGATGATATCGGCCTGCACATCATCTGCATCCGCGCGACGGAAGAGTTTCTGGAGTTTTCAAAATCGCGGGGGAACGACCTGAGTACGCCGCGTCCCGAGATGCGCTTCGCGGGCGTGCAGCCGGGGGACCAGTGGTGCCTCTGCGCCATGCGCTGGAAGGAAGCCCTCGATGCGGGCATGGCCCCTCCCGTGGTACTGGAAGCGACCCACATCTCCGCGCTGGAGTTCGTGAACCTGGCGGATCTGCGGGAGCATTCGGTTTACTGA